The Catellatospora citrea DNA segment ATCGTGTTGAGCGCCTTGGCCTGCCCCGACCTGTCCCCGGTCGCCCGGTGCAGCCGGTAGGCGCGCTCCGCGTACGCGAAGGCTTCGGCGTAGCGGGAGGTGCGCTCGCCGAGCCAGGTGAGCGCGAGCAGGGTGTTGGCCTGGCTGGCGGCGTCGTCGGACTGGGCGAACAGCGCCATGGCCCGGTCGTAGTGCTGCTGGGCCTCGTCGTAGCGCTCCAGCCAGGTGCTGGAGACGCCGAGACCGTGGTAGACGTGGGCCTGGCCGGTCACGTCACCCGACCGCAGCGCGGCGTCCAGCGCGGTGCGCTGCGTGGCGGCCTGGTCCAGCCAGTGGCCCTGCCGGTCGAAGTAGGTGATCAGCGTCCACGCCAGCTGCCAGGTGTGCCCGTCGCAGCCGAGCTCGTACGCCTGCCGGATGACGGCCAGCAGCACCGGGTGCTCGGCGGCGAACCAGGCGTAGGCGGCGTCCCGGTCGGCGTGCTCCTCTGGCGTCACCTGCTCGTCGCACGGCAGGATCGCGATGCGGTGCCGGTGCGGGTAGACCATCAGCGTCGCGCTGTTGGCGGTGTGCAGGTAGTGGTCGTACGCCCGGCGCAGCGCGAGGAACCGGACCGGCTCGGGATCGTGCTCGGCAACCAGTTCCGCCGCGTACGCCCGCATCAGGTCGTGCAGCAGGAACCGCCCCGGGCTGTGCTCGACGACCAGGTGCGCCCGGGTGAGCTCGGCCAGCAGCGGCCGCGCCTGCCGCAGCGTCAGCCCCGCCGTGCTGGCGGCCGCCGCCAGCGACACGTCCGGCCCGGGATGCAGCCCCAGCAGCCGGAACATCCGCTCGCCGCCAGCGCTGAGCTGGCGGTAGGACCAGGAGAACACCGCCCGCAGGTCGGTCGCCGCGTCGTCGCCGCTGAACGCGTCCAGGTTGTCGCGCCCCTCGGCCAGCTCCGCCGCCAGCGCGGCCAGCGGCAGCGCCGGGCTGGACGCGGCGCGGGCCGCGACGATCGCCAGCGCCAGCGGCAGCCCGCCGCAGCGGGCGATGACGTCCTTCACGGCGCGGGACTCCCGGACGACCGCAGTGTCGCCGAGCCGGTGGGTCATCAGCTGCCGCGCCTCGGCCGCGGTGAACATCGCCAGCGACACCGGCCGCGCGCCTTCCGCCGCGACCAGGCCGGACAGCTGGTTGCGGCTGGTGATCAGCACCATGCACCCGGCCGAGCCCGGCAGCAGCGGGCGTACCTGGTCGGCGTCGCGGGCGTTGTCCAGCACCAGCAGCATCCGTCGCCCGGCCAGCAGGCTGCGGTAGAGCCCGGTCTGCTCGGCGAGGTCGGCGGGCACCCGTGCCGAGGGCACGCCCAACGCGTCCAGGAAGCCGCGCACGGCCTGCGACGGGCTCGTCGGCGGGCCGCTCGGGTCGAAGCCGCGCAGGTTGACGTGGAGCTGGCCGTCCGGGAAGCGGTCGGCGGCACGGTGCGCCCAGTGCACCGCGAGCGAGGTCTTGCCGACCCCGGCGCTGCCGGTGATCACGGCGACCCGGGCCGGGCCGGTCGCCGGGTCGCGGTCGCGCATCGCGTCCAGCTCCCGCAGCGCCCCGACGCGGCCGGTGAACCCGGCCACGTCGGCGGGCAGCTGGCGGGGGACGGTCACCGGGTCGGCGGCCGCGGGCGGGTCGGGCTCGAAGCCGTACCGGCCGGGCCGGTTGAGCCGCTCGTCGTCGCGCAGGATCGCCTCGTGCAGCGCCCGTAGTTGCGGGCCGGGCTCCAGGCCGAGTTCGTCGAGCAGCAGCGTGCGGGTCTCGCGGAACAGCTCCAGCGCCTCGGCCCGCCGCCCGCTGCGATACCGGGCGAGCATCAGGCAGCAGCGGAAGAACTCGCGGAACGGCTGCTCGGCGGAGAGCGTCTCCAGCGTCGCGGTCAGCTGCCGGTGCCGGCCCAGGGCCAGCTCCGCCTCCGCCCAGCCCTCGTACGCCGCCAGCCGCAGCTGTTCCAGGCGGGTGGCCTCGTCGGCCAGCAGCGAGCACGCGGGAAACTCCGCGTACGCGGGGCCGCGCCACAGGTCCAGGGCGGTGCGCCAGTCCCGGGCGGCGTCCTCGACGGCGCCGCCGTCCAGGGCCGCGGCCGCCGCGGCGCTCAGCTCCCCGAACCGGGCCGCGTCCAGCAGCTCGCCGGCGGGCACCGTGTAGCCGTCGGGGGCGTTCTGGATCCGCTCCGTGCCCAGGGCGCCGCGCAGCTGGCTGATGTACTGGTGCACGTTGCGCCGGGCCGAGGCCGGTGGCTGGTCGGCCCACAGCGCCTCGACGAGGGTGTCCATGGCGACGGGCCGGCCCAGGCGGGCCAGCAGCACGGCGAGCGCCAGCCGTGGCTTGCGGCCGGTGGGCAGGTAGACCGGCTGTCCGTCGTGCACCGCCTGAAGGGGTCCCAGCGTCTGGAACTCCACTGCCGTCTCGCCTTCCCGACCACGATTCCGCCAACGAATTGTGCTCAGGCGGTCACGTTCCGCTTTGTACATCGCCTGTACCGCGATCGGACACGATGCGCGGTATCGGCGAGCGTACGGCACGGGCGAAACCCCTGTGATCAACCGTGCGTGGTCGTCGGCTGGCACGCCGATGTGCCGATGTTCTCGGGGCGGGCCGAGATTCGGGGGACCTCGGCCGCCCCGGGACCACGCCTCCAGACCAGCAGGGACGCCGTCGCTGGACGGCGTCAGGCACACTGCCTCCCATGCCGAAATCACGACGAGACGTCCGCGCCACCCGCGCCGCGGCCGCCGCACGGCTGCAGCCCGGCACCCGGACACGGACCCGCTCGGCACTGACCGAGGCCCGCAGCTGGCAGCAGGCGGGCCTGCCCGCGGCCCTGGCCGGCGCGGTGGGACTGGTGCTGAGCATCCTGCTCGCGGCCTGGCACTCCTGGCTGATGCCCGCCGTGGCGGTGGGGGCCGCCCTGCTCAACATCTATGCGGCGTACGTCGTCGTCAAGGCGCGCCGGGCGGACGAATTCCTGTTTCCGCAGCGCTGGGGCAGCGGCCGGTTCTCCGCGCGCGGCGAGGTCGTCTCGGGCGTGCTGGCGCTGGCGGCCGCCGTGCTCGCCGTGATCGGTTTCGCGAGCCGATGAATACGCGTTGCGGCCGGGCGGCGCGTCCCCGTAGGGTCTCGGCCTTGTGCGCAAGGTAGTCGACTCCGTCGTGCCCGCCCGGCTCGGCGCGGGCTACCGCTGGCTGCTGGCCTCGTCCTGGTCGAGCAACCTCGGCGACGGGGTGGCGCTCGCGGCCGGGCCGCTGCTGGTCACCTCGCTGACCGACGACCCGTTCCTGATCTCGCTGGCCGCGCTGCTGCGCTGGGCCCCGCCGCTGATGTTCGGCCTGTACGCGGGCGTGCTGTCGGACCGGCTCGACCGCCGCCGCATCATGATCGCGGCGAACGCGGCCCGGGTCGTGGTGCTGGCCGTGCTCGTGGCCATGCTGCTCAGCGGGACGCTGACGGTGCTCGGCGCGCTGGTCGCGCTGGGCCTGCTGACCGTCGCCGAGGTGTTCGCCGACAACACCGCCGGCACGCTGACGCCGATGCTGGTGCACCGCGACGACCTGGCGATCGCCAACGCCCGGCTGCAGACCGGGTTCATCACGCTCAACCAGCTGATCGGCCCGCCGATCGGCGCGGCGCTGTTCGCCGCGGGCACCGCGTGGCCGTTCGCGGCCGAGGTCGTGCTGGTCGCGGCCGGGGTGGTGCTGGTGTCGCGGGTGCGGCTGCCGGCCCGCGAACGACCGGACGGCGCCCGGCGCAGCCTGCGGCGTGACGTCGCCGAAGGGTTCCGCTGGACGGTGAACCACGCGGCCGTGCGTACCCTCGTGCTCACGATTTTGATCTTCAACGTGGCGTTCGGGGCCGCGTGGTCGGTGCTCGTGCTCTACGCCCAGGAGCAGCTCGGCCTCGGGGCCGTCGGGTTCGGCCTGCTCACCACGGTCTCGGCGGTCGGCGGCCTGCTCGGCACGGCGCTCTACGGCGCGATCACCCGGCGGGTGAGCCTGGGCAACGTGATGCGCGTCGGGCTGATCATCGAGACCCTGACCCACCTCGGCCTCGCCATGACCACCTCGCCGGTGCTGGCCTCGGCGATCTTCTTCGTGTTCGGGGCGCACGCGTTCGTCTGGGGCACCACCTCGGTCACGGTGCGCCAGCGGGCCGTGCCCGAGCCGCTGCAGGGCCGGGTGAACAGCCTCAACACCATCGCCGTCTTCGGCGGCCTGGTCGTCGGCTCGCTGATCGGCGGCGTGCTGGCCACCCACTACGGGGTCACCGCGCCGTTCTGGTTCGCCTTCGCCGGTTCGGCGGCCTTCGTCGTGCTGCTGTGGCGCGAGATGACCCGCATCGCCCACGCGGACGAGGAACCGGTCCCGGCGCCCGCCTGACCGCGTCCCACCCAGCCCGCCGGCGGCGGCCACCGCCGGTTCAGGGCAGCGATGCGGGAAGGCCGAAGAGGGCGAAATGCTCCACGCCGATGAACGCGGTCACCTCGGCGATGCGGTCGTCGCGCAGCGTGAGCACGTTGACCGACCATGCCACGTACTCGCCTGTGGCGTCGGGGCGCAGGTAGCACGCCACCGCAGGCTGGCCGTTGGCGCTGACCGGCAGGTGCCGCCAGGAGCCGCACGCGGTCAGCGGGATCCGCACCGCGAAGTCGGTGACCGCGGCCAGGCCGTGATACCAGTGCGGCAGCGGCGGCATGGACCAGGTGACGTCCTCGACCAGCAGCGAGATCAGGGCGTCGGCGTCGCCGCGCTCCAGTGCCCCGGCGAACCGGTGCACGACGTCGCGGACCCGGGCATCGCCGATCTTGCGCAGGGTCTGCTGCTGGCTGGGGGAGGGCGCCTTCTCCGCCACGATCCGGCGGGCCCGCGCCAGCGCCGAGTTCACCGAGGTCGTCGTGGTGTCCATGATCGCGGCGATCTCGGCGGCGGAGAAGCCGAGCACCTCGAACAGCAGCAGCGCCGCCCGCTGGTTGCCGGGCAGGTGCTGCAGCGCCGCGACGAACGCCAGCTCGACCGCCTCGCGCTGCTCGTAGCGCGCGCCCGGCCCGGCCGGCCCGGCACCAAGGCCCGCGTCGGGGTACGGCCCGAGCCAGGCGACCTCGGTCAGCGGGGTGTCGCCGACCACGGTGTGGGCGCTGGACGGGCCGAGGTCCATCGGCAGCGCCCGGCGGCCGCGCGCCTCGACGAGGTCCAGGCAGGTGCGGGTGGCCACGGTGTAGAGCCAGGCCCGTAGCGAGCCGCGCCCGGTGAAACCCGCCAGCCCGCGCCAGGCCCGCAGCAGCGCGTCCTGCAGCGCGTCGTCGGCGTCATGCGTCGAGCCGAGCATCCGGTAGCAGTGCGCGTGCAGCTCCGGCCGCAGCGGCTCGACGAGCCGGGTGAACGCGTCGTCGTCCCCGCCCCGGGCCAGGGCCAGGTCGGCGTCCCCGGCCCTGGCTGCGGAAAGTTCGCTCACAAGCGACGATTCTGCCGCACCGCCCCGGTCTTTATCAGGTACGGGAGCCATCTCACCGCCTAGGAGACCTGATGAACGACACTTCGACCGTCCCCGTCACGAGCAGCACCCTCCAGGTGCCGGGCGCTCGGCTGCACTACGAGGTGCGAGGCGCAGGGCCGCTGGTGGTGCTCGTCGGCGCGCCCATGGACGGCCGGGCGTTCACGCCGCTGGCCGAGCTGCTGGCCGCCGACCACATGGTGCTCACCACCGACCCGCGGGGCATCTTCCGCAGCACGGTCGACGACCGCGACCAGGACTCGACGCCCCAGCAGCGGGGCGACGACCTGGCCCGGCTGATCACCCACCTCGACGCCGGCCCGGCAGTGGTGCTGGGCTCCAGCGGCGGGGCGGTCAGCGCGCTGGCCCTCGCCGAGACCCGCCCGGAGCTGGTCAGCACGGTCATCGCGCACGAACCGCCGCTGGACGAGCTGGTCGAGGACCGGGCCGAGCTGCGCGCGGCGACCGACGACATGATCGCGACCTACCTCGGCGGCGACCCGCGGGGCGCGTTCGCGAAGTTCCTGAAGATCGCGAACATCGAGCTGCCCCCGCCGGTGTTCGAGGCCATCGTCGGCGGCGAGCGCGACGAGCAGTCGGTCGCCGACGAGCACTTCCAGTACGCGCACATGCTGCTGCCGACGGTCAGCTTCGTGCCGGACACGGCGGCGCTGCGCGGCAACGGCACCCGGGTCGTGGTCGGCATCGGCGCGGACTCCACCGGCCAGCTCTGCGACCGCACCTCGCGGGCGCTGGCGGCGTCGCTTGGCATCGAGCCGACGATGTTCCCCGGCGATCACATCGGCTTCGCCGACGACCCGGTGGCGTTCGCCGCCCGGTTGCGGGAGGTGCTGGCCGTAGGCTGATCGTACCGTCGGGAATGGACACAGGGCCGTCCGGTTTTCAACCGGACGGCCCTGTTGTCGTCCGCGCCGTTCATCCGTTCGTCGGCTCACGACTGTCGAAGTGTTGACGTGTTCGTGACGTGTCGGTAACGTTGCCCCCGACGCAGTGCAATATTTCGACAAACGAATGTTTAGTTTTGTCGTTAGCTTGTGCAAGTTCCCTGCAGGCCGCTCACCTGCCGGTGTTCTCCATTCGTTCAGGAGAGGCCCGGTATGACGTCGGCATTCGTACGCACTGGTCGATCACCTCCACGCGGTCCGGGCTGAGTTCACGCCCGCGCCACGTCACCGGTTACACCACGCCTGCAAAACATCAACCGCGCGGTCCCGCTCACCGTCGCGGCTGATCAGTCACCCGTTTCACCGCACGCCTGTGGAACCCCCTCCACACGCGGAACCGTCCCTCCGTGACAAAGGACAGTGATGAGAACCAGGAATCCGATCAGAGCGGTGGCGACCGCGGTCGCCACCGCTCTAATCGCCACGGCCGGGTGGGCAGCCGTCGCGCAAGCGGCCGGCGGACCCAACCTCAGCCTCGGCAAGTCGACCTCCGCCAGCTCGGTCAACGGCCCCTACGTGACCGGCAACCTCAACGACGGCAACCAGGGCAGCTACTGGGAGAGCTCCGGCTCCCTGCCGCAGTGGGCCCAGCTCGACCTCGGCGCCGCCACCGCCATCGACCAGGTGGTGCTGAAACTGCCCGCCGGCTGGGGCACCCGCACCCAGACCCTGTCCGTCCAGGGCAGCACCAACGGCTCCAGCTTCAGCGACATCGTCGCGTCGCAGGGCTACAGCTTCAACCCGTCGGTCGCCAACAACTCGGTGACCATCAACTTCCCGGCGACCTCGCCGCGCTACGTGCGCGTCAACATCAGCGCCAACACCGGCTGGGCCGCCGCGCAGCTGTCCGAGCTGGAGATCTACGGCACGGCCAGCTCGTCGACCAACCTGGCCCAGGGCCGCCCGACCACCGAGAGCGGCCACGCTGACGTCTACGACTCGGGCCGCACCGTCGACGGCAACCAGGGCACCTACTGGGAGAGCGTCAACAACTCCTTCCCGGAGTGGGCGACCGTCGACCTCGGCTCGGCCGTGGCCGTCAACCGGGTCGTGCTGAAGCTGCCGACCTCCGGTTGGGGCACCCGCTCGCAGACCCTCGCCGTGCAGGGCAGCACCAACGGCTCGACGTTCAGCGACATCGTCGGCTCGGCGTCGTACACCTTCAACCCGGCCGTGGCCGGCAACTCGGTGACGATCAACTTCACCCAGACCACCACCCGGTACGTGCGGATCAACATCACCGCCAACACCGCGTGGCCGGCGGGCCAGCTCTCCGAGATCGAGGTGTACGGCCCCGGCGGCGGCACCCCCGACACCACCGCTCCCAGCGTGCCGTCGAACCTGACCCTCGGCGCGTCCGGCACGACGATCACCCTCAACTGGGGCGCGTCGACCGACAACTCCGGTGGCAGCGGCCTGGCGGGCTACGACATCTACCGCAACGGCGCCCTGGCCGCGCAGGTCGGCACCGTCACCACCTGGCAGGACACCCAGCCGACCACGGCGACCGTGTCCTACTACGTGCGGGCCCGGGACAACGCGGGCAACGTGTCGGCCAACAGCAACACGGTCACCCGCACCGGGACCACGCCCGACACCACGCCGCCGAGCGTGCCCGGCACGCTGAGCCACAGCACGTCCGGCACGACGATCACCCTGAACTGGGGCGCGTCGACCGACAACGCCGGTGGCAGCGGCCTGGCCGGCTACGACGTATTCCGCAACGGCGCGCTGGCGGCGCAGGTCGGCACCGTCACCACCTGGAACGACACCCAGCCGGCCTCGGCCACGGTGTCCTACTACGTGCGGGCGCGCGACAACGCGGGCAACGTCTCGGGCAACAGCAACACCGTCACCCGCACCGGGACCACCACCGACACCACCCCGCCGAGCACGCCCGGCACGCTCAGCCACAGCACGTCCGGCACGACGATCACCCTGAACTGGGGCGCGTCGACCGACACCGGCGGCAGCGGCCTGGCTGGCTACGACGTGTTCCGCGACGGCGCGCTGGCCGCGCAGGTCGGCACCGTCACCACCTGGAACGACACCCAGGCCGCCACGACGACCGTCTCGTACTACGTGCGGGCGCGTGACAACGCGGGCAACGTCTCGGGCAACAGCAACACCGTCACCCGCACCGGCACCCAGCAGCCCGGCTGCGTCAACGTCGCCTCCGGCAAGACCATGACCGCGAACGGCTCCACGTTCACGTTCACCCCGGAGAAGGCCAACGACGGCCAGCTCGCCACCTACTGGGAGGGCGCCGGCTACCCGGCGCAGCTGACCGTGGCGCTCGGCGGCAACCACGTCATCACCGCGGTCAACGTCAAGCTGAACCCGGACCCGGCGTGGGGCACGCGTACCCAGAACTTCCAGATCCTGGGCCGCGAGCAGTCCTCCTCGACCTACACCAACCTGGTGTCGGCGGCGAGCTACCAGTTCACCCAGGGCAACAACGTGGTGAACATCCCCGTCTCGGCGACCACCGCCGACGTGCGGCTGTCCTTCAACTCCAACACCGGCGCCCCCTCGGGCCAGGTCGCGGAGTTCGAGGTCTGCGGCACCCCTGCGCCGAACCCTGACCTCACCGTCAGCAACGTGTCGTGGACCCCGTCGTCGCCGAACGAGGCGTCCAGCATCTCGCTGACCGCCACCGTCAACAACATCGGCGACCTGTCCGCCCCCGCCTCCAAGGTCGGCCTGTACCTCGACGGCGCGCTCAAGGGCACCGTCGACGTCGCGGCCATCGCGGCCGGCGGCTCGCAGTCGGTCAGCCTACCCATCGGCACCCTCGGCCAGGGCTCGTACGCCGTCAGCGCCCGCGCCGACAACGCGAGCACGGTGACCGAGAAGAGCGAGAACAACAACACCGCCAACGCCGCGAGCAACCTCGTCGTGGCCCAGGCACCCGGCCCCGACCTGCAGGTCACGGGCATCTCCACCAATCCGGCCAACCCGGCCGTCGGCGCGGCGGTCAGCTTCACCGTGACCGTCAACAACCGCGGCACCACGGCCTCCGGCGTCACCACGGTCACCCGGGTGACGGTCGGCTCCACCACCCTCAACACCAACACCGCGTCGATCGCCGCGGGCGCCACCGTCAACGTGGCCGTCAACGGCACCTGGACCGCCACCAGCGGCGGCGCGACCATCACCGCCAGCGCCGACGCGACCAACGTCGTCACCGAGACCAACGAGACCAACAACTCGCTGACTCAGTCGATCGTCGTCGGCCGTGGCGCGGCCGTCCCGTACACCTCGTACGAGGCCGAGTCCGCCGCCTACCAGGGCACCCTGCTGGAGACGGATGCGCTGCGCACCTTCGGGCACACCAACTTCGCCACCGAGTCCTCGGGCCGCAAGTCGGTGCGCCTCAACACCCAGGGCCAGTACGTCGAGTTCACCTCGACCAACCAGGCCAACTCGATCGTGGTCCGCAACTCGGTCCCCGACGCCGCGGGCGGCGGCGGCCAGGACTACACGATCAGCCTCTACATCAACGGTGTCTTCGACCGGAAGCTCACCCTGTCCTCGGTGCACAGCTGGCTCTACGGCACCACCGACGACCCCGAGGGCCTGACGAACACCCCGCAGACCAACGCGCGGCGGCTGTTCGACGAGTCCAACGCCCTGCTGCCGACGTCGTACCCGCCGGGCACGAAGTTCAAGCTGCAGCGCGACTCGGGCGACAACGCCTCCTTCTACATCATCGATCTCGTCGACCTGGAGCAGGTCGCGCCCGCGCTGAGCAAGCCGGCCGAGTGCACCTCGATCACCAACTACGGCGCGGTGCCCAACGACGGCCTCGACGACACGGCGGCCATCCAGGCCGCGGTGACCGCCGACCAGAACGGGCAGATCAGCTGCGTCTGGATCCCGGCCGGCCAGTGGCGGCAGGAGCAGAAGATCCTCACCGACGACCCGCTGAACCGCGGGACGCACAACCAGGTGGGCATCAGCAACGTCACCATCCGCGGCGCGGGCATGTGGCACTCCCGCCTCTACACGCTGACCCAGCCCCAGAACGCGGGCGGCATCAACCACCCGCACGAGGGCAACTTCGGCTTCGACATCGACAAGAACACCATCATCTCCGACCTGGCCATCTTCGGCTCCGGCCGGATCCGTGGCGGTGACGGCAACGCCGAGGGCGGCGTCGGCATCAACGGCCGGCTCGGCGTCGGCACGAAGATCACCAACGTCTGGATCGAGCACGCCAACGTCGGCGCCTGGGTCGGCCGCGACTACTCCAACATCCCCGAGCTGTGGGGACCCGGCGACGGGCTGGAGTTCAGCGGCATGCGCATCCGCAACACGTACGCCGACGGCATCAACTTCACCAACGGCACCCGCAACTCGACCGTGTTCAACTCGTCGTTCCGCAACAACGGCGACGACGCGCTCGCGGTCTGGGCCAGCAAGTACGTGAAGGACACCTCGGTCGACATCGGCCACGACAACCGCTTCGTCAACAACACGGTGCAGCTGCCGTGGCGGGCGAACGGCATCGCGGTGTACGGCGGCTACGGTAACAAGATCGAGAACAACCTGATCTACGACACCATGAACTACCCGGGCATCATGCTGGCGACCGACCACGACCCGATCCCCTTCACGGGTCAGACGCTCATCGCCAACAACGCGCTCTACCGCACGGGTGGCGCCTTCTGGAACGAAGACCAGGAGTTCGGCGCGATCACGCTGTTCGCGGCGACCGTCGCGATCCCCGGCGTCACGATCCGTGACACGGAGATCTACGACTCGACGTACGACGGCATCCAGTTCAAGGCCGGTGAGCTTCCGGGGGTGGTCATCACCAACGTGAAGATCGACAAGTCGAACAACGGCGCGGGCATGCTGGCCATGGCCCAGGCCCGCGGCAGCGCGACGCTGTCGAACGTCACCATCACGAACTCGGGCACCGGCAACATCGTGACCCAGCCAGGCTCGACGTTCACCTTCTCGGGGAGCTGACAGCTCGCGAGGAAAGCACACACCAGGGGCCTGCCGGCCGGTCAACGTCGGCAGGCCCCTGGCCTACCCGCCAGCCATCGGCCGCTACGCCCAGAGTGTGCGGCCTGATTCCGTCCGCTGATCGGGTCGGTCGGAATGTCTGCCCTGGACGGGCAAGCGGGGCGAGCGCGAGGCTGCCACAATGCAGGCCGAGCGATCATGGGGGACCGCAGTGACCTTGCCGGACCGGAATCCGTACGCCGCCGCACCACCGCCTTCAGAGAAGCGCACGGGCCTGCCGGTGGGCGTGTGGGCTGCGCTGGCGGGGATGGTGGCCGTTGTGGCGGCAGCCATCGTCGCACTCGGTGCCTCTGAAGCGATGCAGCCGAGCGGGAAGGCTGATCCCGATGTCTGTGCCGGCTGCGGTTCTCGCGGCACCGACAGCGGACCCCAGCCCGCGCCCAGCCAGCGCCCCACGCCTGGCCCGAGCCCTTTGGAAAAGACCTACGCCACCATGCCGCTCGTGGTGTCCTGGGGTTCGCGCACGTCAGCAGAGAGCTACATCGACGGTTCGATTCCGGATGACGGTCATGGTCTGATGGCATTCGGCCGCTGTGATGGCGGTGGCCGCGTGCTGGCTGACATCAGCGGAAAGAGCTTCTCGTTCTCTCTGGATCTTCCCTGCGACGGGGGTTGGGGGCGGTCGGACGGATTTCCGATGCTCGGCGCGGGTGACAAGGGGCCATTCCCGGTGAGGATCCGTCTGGTCGGCACGGTGTCGGCGTGGGAGTTTCAGGTGCGCAGGGACGAGGGGACGCGCCACGACGAATAGGCCACCTCGGCGGCCGAAGCACATCGGACGGGTAGCAAGGCTCGCGTGCCACACGTGCGAGAGTCTCGCGTGCCTAGCAATGATCAAGACGCGAGGATCCAGGCGAGGGCTCAGGTGAACAGGTACTGGCTGCATTTCGACATCGCCGAGGTCTACCCTGCGGGATGGCCGCAGGTGGTAGGCGCCACCGGTCGCGACCTGGCGGACTGTATGGATATCATCGCCAGTCGATACGGGCGTGAGAGAGTTCCACCGCTTACCGCGTCGTCGCCGATCCCGACCTGTCCGACTTTGAGCCTGAAGTTGTGCCGCTCGGGCTTCCTCTCGGCGTTTCGGTTTGGCGAGGTATCTGGTACCCGCCGGAGAATCTCGGCGGGCCAGAGCCTCCGACGTCCTGACCGCTGGCTCCCGACGCCGGCTCGAATCGGTGAGTGAGTGGGCAGTCTCAGATCACCGACACGAGTTCTTTCGCGAGCGGGCCGGCGGATGCCGGGTTCTGGCCGGTGTGCAGGGTGCGGTCCGTGACCAGGTACGGCTCCCACATCGGGCCGCGCGTGAAGTTGGTGGGCAGCTTCCTCAGCTCGTCCTCGAGCAGCCACTTGGCTTTGTCGGCGAGGCCGACGCCTGCTTCTTCGTCGTTGGTGAAGCCGGTGAGGTGGTAGTTCGCGAACGGCGTGTCGCCGTGTTCGTCGCGGGTCGCGAGAATCGCGGACGGCGCGTGGCAGACGATGCCGAAGTGCTTGCCCGAAGCCAGCGCCTCGCGGAGGAGCTTGCCGGAATCGGCGTCGTAGGCGAGGTCCTCCATGGGTCCGTGGCCGCCGGGGTAGAACACGGTGGCGTAGTCCTCGAAGCGCACATCCTTGATGGCGACGGGGTGGCGGAGTTCTTCAGCCGCCTCGATGACGGATTCCTCCTGGAGGGACGTTTCCTCGCCGCCAGTCATGCTGGGCCGCAGGCTCATCGTGTCCACGGTGGGGATCACACCGCCCGGAGTGGCCACCGTGACCTGGTGACCGGCTTGCGTGAACACGGTGTACGGGGCCACGAACTCCTCGGCCCAGTACCCGGTGGGATGCCGGTGCCCGTCTTTCATGGTCCAGTACTGCGCGCCGCTCAGCACCATAAGAACTTTCGCCATGAGAGGTCTCGCCTTCAAGTGAGGACGGTAATGGGCCACCAATCCGCCTTGGATGTCGAAAAAGCGATGTATGTGCCGAATACATACATCCTTGTGCGTTGTTTGCTAAACGCACCGCGCCTCGGACCGGGCCGACGAAACGTAATCAACTCCGAAGTTTAAACACCGACTCCGGAAGACTCCCGCCGTTTCGAGTTATCCGCCACACGGCACGCTTGGCACGTCGGCCCCTACCTTCTTCACGTCGCCGACCCCGGGCAACCTCCCGCATGGCCGCATCGGTCTAGGACCGGTGACAGAGCCAGCCAACGAGGGGTCTTGCCGATGAAACCTGATGTCGAAGCCGACCTGCACACCTTCGTCGAAGCCCGCTACCTGCACCTGCGTCGCACCGCGTACCTGCTGTGCGGGGACTGGCACCGGGCCGAGGACCTGGTCCAGACCGCCCTGGCCCGGATGGTCGTGGCGGCGCGACGGCGGCGGATCGACAGCCTGGACGCCTACTCCCGCCGCGTGCTGCTGCGGGT contains these protein-coding regions:
- a CDS encoding AfsR/SARP family transcriptional regulator, translating into MEFQTLGPLQAVHDGQPVYLPTGRKPRLALAVLLARLGRPVAMDTLVEALWADQPPASARRNVHQYISQLRGALGTERIQNAPDGYTVPAGELLDAARFGELSAAAAAALDGGAVEDAARDWRTALDLWRGPAYAEFPACSLLADEATRLEQLRLAAYEGWAEAELALGRHRQLTATLETLSAEQPFREFFRCCLMLARYRSGRRAEALELFRETRTLLLDELGLEPGPQLRALHEAILRDDERLNRPGRYGFEPDPPAAADPVTVPRQLPADVAGFTGRVGALRELDAMRDRDPATGPARVAVITGSAGVGKTSLAVHWAHRAADRFPDGQLHVNLRGFDPSGPPTSPSQAVRGFLDALGVPSARVPADLAEQTGLYRSLLAGRRMLLVLDNARDADQVRPLLPGSAGCMVLITSRNQLSGLVAAEGARPVSLAMFTAAEARQLMTHRLGDTAVVRESRAVKDVIARCGGLPLALAIVAARAASSPALPLAALAAELAEGRDNLDAFSGDDAATDLRAVFSWSYRQLSAGGERMFRLLGLHPGPDVSLAAAASTAGLTLRQARPLLAELTRAHLVVEHSPGRFLLHDLMRAYAAELVAEHDPEPVRFLALRRAYDHYLHTANSATLMVYPHRHRIAILPCDEQVTPEEHADRDAAYAWFAAEHPVLLAVIRQAYELGCDGHTWQLAWTLITYFDRQGHWLDQAATQRTALDAALRSGDVTGQAHVYHGLGVSSTWLERYDEAQQHYDRAMALFAQSDDAASQANTLLALTWLGERTSRYAEAFAYAERAYRLHRATGDRSGQAKALNTMGWFQTLLGDHAAAITACAEALALHQEVGDLAGQWETWDSLGHAHHHLGDHQQAVLGFRNALELVRQTRDRYWEAVITDHLADAHLARGEADTADGLWRDAVRIMEELAHPDAERIRAKLLSRDAGAAQA
- a CDS encoding MFS transporter, whose amino-acid sequence is MRKVVDSVVPARLGAGYRWLLASSWSSNLGDGVALAAGPLLVTSLTDDPFLISLAALLRWAPPLMFGLYAGVLSDRLDRRRIMIAANAARVVVLAVLVAMLLSGTLTVLGALVALGLLTVAEVFADNTAGTLTPMLVHRDDLAIANARLQTGFITLNQLIGPPIGAALFAAGTAWPFAAEVVLVAAGVVLVSRVRLPARERPDGARRSLRRDVAEGFRWTVNHAAVRTLVLTILIFNVAFGAAWSVLVLYAQEQLGLGAVGFGLLTTVSAVGGLLGTALYGAITRRVSLGNVMRVGLIIETLTHLGLAMTTSPVLASAIFFVFGAHAFVWGTTSVTVRQRAVPEPLQGRVNSLNTIAVFGGLVVGSLIGGVLATHYGVTAPFWFAFAGSAAFVVLLWREMTRIAHADEEPVPAPA
- a CDS encoding sigma-70 family RNA polymerase sigma factor; this translates as MSELSAARAGDADLALARGGDDDAFTRLVEPLRPELHAHCYRMLGSTHDADDALQDALLRAWRGLAGFTGRGSLRAWLYTVATRTCLDLVEARGRRALPMDLGPSSAHTVVGDTPLTEVAWLGPYPDAGLGAGPAGPGARYEQREAVELAFVAALQHLPGNQRAALLLFEVLGFSAAEIAAIMDTTTTSVNSALARARRIVAEKAPSPSQQQTLRKIGDARVRDVVHRFAGALERGDADALISLLVEDVTWSMPPLPHWYHGLAAVTDFAVRIPLTACGSWRHLPVSANGQPAVACYLRPDATGEYVAWSVNVLTLRDDRIAEVTAFIGVEHFALFGLPASLP
- a CDS encoding alpha/beta fold hydrolase, coding for MNDTSTVPVTSSTLQVPGARLHYEVRGAGPLVVLVGAPMDGRAFTPLAELLAADHMVLTTDPRGIFRSTVDDRDQDSTPQQRGDDLARLITHLDAGPAVVLGSSGGAVSALALAETRPELVSTVIAHEPPLDELVEDRAELRAATDDMIATYLGGDPRGAFAKFLKIANIELPPPVFEAIVGGERDEQSVADEHFQYAHMLLPTVSFVPDTAALRGNGTRVVVGIGADSTGQLCDRTSRALAASLGIEPTMFPGDHIGFADDPVAFAARLREVLAVG